One genomic region from Leptolyngbyaceae cyanobacterium JSC-12 encodes:
- a CDS encoding hypothetical protein (IMG reference gene:2510095379): MFVSAFELLVKPIAPPPFDPAVSRRVVQAYFLTLSNLNPPGEADVALSIQFTPTPELNNDELIAITDVGAGNVFSDLVPDPVTGKPSQALTLPSGKTALFVLQPDLSKAPPNRASLAVANLEVRGYVELTLSPYSPTRNAEILVTPQHRGTFLPAAPILPFADFDQQAYPLQTANPGGIIKFTM; the protein is encoded by the coding sequence ATGTTTGTCTCTGCCTTTGAACTGTTGGTTAAACCGATCGCGCCTCCGCCCTTTGATCCAGCGGTTTCTCGTCGAGTTGTGCAAGCATATTTCTTGACCCTTTCCAACCTAAATCCTCCGGGTGAAGCTGATGTTGCATTGTCAATTCAATTCACCCCAACCCCAGAGCTGAACAACGACGAACTGATTGCCATTACCGATGTGGGTGCAGGGAATGTGTTTAGCGATTTGGTGCCCGACCCTGTCACGGGTAAGCCCAGTCAGGCATTAACCCTGCCCTCTGGCAAAACAGCGTTGTTCGTGTTGCAGCCTGACCTCAGCAAAGCACCTCCCAATCGGGCAAGTTTAGCGGTTGCCAATTTGGAAGTGCGCGGTTATGTCGAGCTAACGCTTTCGCCCTATTCACCGACCCGCAATGCCGAAATTTTGGTAACACCGCAGCACCGGGGCACCTTCCTGCCTGCTGCGCCGATTCTGCCCTTTGCCGATTTTGACCAACAGGCTTACCCACTGCAAACTGCGAACCCTGGTGGCATCATCAAGTTCACGATGTAA
- a CDS encoding Protein of unknown function (DUF1350) (IMG reference gene:2510095380~PFAM: Protein of unknown function (DUF1350)) — protein MHAPFRPISHSWVASHPDPIGVVEFIGGTMYGIVPHLSYAYFLSRLYEAGYSVIAVPAPPGFQHSAIAQGLLQERTIIRALLQYSPEFPHIWVGHSLGCKYISIVSRLEFAWEPG, from the coding sequence ATGCACGCCCCTTTTCGTCCAATTTCCCATAGCTGGGTTGCCAGCCACCCCGACCCGATTGGAGTTGTGGAATTTATTGGGGGAACCATGTATGGCATAGTGCCCCATTTATCGTATGCCTATTTTTTGTCTCGGCTGTATGAAGCAGGTTATAGCGTAATTGCAGTTCCGGCTCCGCCTGGGTTTCAGCATAGCGCGATCGCCCAGGGGCTTCTGCAAGAACGCACCATCATTCGAGCGCTGCTTCAGTACTCACCGGAATTCCCGCATATTTGGGTAGGGCATAGTTTAGGCTGCAAATATATCAGCATCGTGAGCCGATTGGAATTCGCCTGGGAGCCTGGCTAA
- a CDS encoding short-chain dehydrogenase of unknown substrate specificity (IMG reference gene:2510095381~PFAM: short chain dehydrogenase), whose amino-acid sequence MPKTVLITGASTGIGYETARLFQQKGWNVVATMRSPEKAVDLANLPNVVCLPLDVTDTNSIQQAVANALQQFQIIDVLVNNAGYALIGAFEACTSEEIQRQFATNVFGLMEVTRALLPHFRERRAGLIVNIASVGGRIAIPLYSPYHATKWAVEGFSESLQYELEPFNIRVKIIEPGPIKTDFYTRSLTFAKQAGFTAYDAFVEKVMPAHHRAGETGSPPSVTAQVIYKAATDGTSKLRYPAGGNASAILLMRKLLPDGLFRQIIRSAMLG is encoded by the coding sequence ATGCCAAAAACGGTTTTGATTACAGGTGCCTCAACAGGCATCGGTTATGAAACTGCCAGGTTGTTTCAGCAAAAAGGCTGGAATGTAGTGGCAACGATGCGATCGCCCGAGAAAGCTGTAGATCTGGCTAATTTACCGAATGTCGTTTGTTTGCCGCTGGATGTCACAGATACGAATTCCATTCAACAGGCAGTTGCGAATGCTCTACAGCAATTCCAAATCATTGATGTGCTGGTGAACAATGCGGGCTATGCGCTGATCGGTGCCTTTGAAGCCTGTACTTCAGAGGAAATTCAACGCCAATTTGCGACTAATGTGTTTGGTTTGATGGAAGTGACCCGTGCTTTACTACCTCATTTCCGAGAGCGGCGAGCGGGGCTGATTGTAAATATTGCCTCAGTTGGCGGACGTATTGCAATTCCGCTTTATAGCCCTTACCACGCAACAAAATGGGCAGTGGAAGGCTTCTCGGAGTCACTGCAATACGAATTGGAACCCTTCAATATTCGCGTCAAGATCATCGAACCTGGTCCGATTAAGACCGATTTCTACACGCGATCGCTGACCTTTGCCAAACAAGCTGGATTCACAGCTTACGATGCCTTTGTCGAAAAAGTCATGCCTGCTCATCATCGGGCAGGGGAAACTGGCTCTCCTCCCAGCGTCACGGCTCAAGTTATCTACAAAGCTGCAACGGATGGCACATCCAAACTCCGCTATCCTGCAGGCGGCAATGCCAGCGCAATCTTACTGATGCGAAAACTTCTGCCCGATGGCTTGTTCCGGCAAATTATCCGGAGTGCCATGCTTGGTTAA
- a CDS encoding phosphoadenylylsulfate reductase (thioredoxin) (IMG reference gene:2510095382~PFAM: Phosphoadenosine phosphosulfate reductase family~TIGRFAM: phosophoadenylyl-sulfate reductase (thioredoxin); phosphoadenosine phosphosulfate reductase, thioredoxin dependent): MTQFIEPLTQPASLDLKKLNQKFEKSHPKDILTWCLFNIPSGLVQTSAFNVDDMLITDLLYRDLRPTSPVPVLFLDTLHHFPQTLDLVAKAKAIYDLDLKIYKISGIKTREAFAAKYGKALWEKDIEQFHRLTKIEPLQRGLKELGTIAWITGRRRDQASTRSEMPIFELDNQKRLKVNPLANWTRKETWAYVFEHDVIYNPLHDQGYPSIGDEPLTTPIREGEEERAGRWRDMDGKMECGIHS, translated from the coding sequence ATGACCCAATTCATTGAACCTCTTACGCAACCCGCTAGCCTTGACCTGAAGAAACTGAACCAGAAGTTTGAAAAATCTCATCCCAAAGATATTCTCACGTGGTGCCTCTTCAATATCCCTAGCGGTTTGGTTCAAACCAGTGCGTTTAATGTAGATGACATGCTAATCACGGATTTGCTCTACCGTGATTTAAGACCTACGAGTCCAGTTCCTGTTCTCTTTCTCGACACCCTACACCACTTTCCTCAGACGCTGGATTTGGTCGCGAAAGCCAAGGCAATCTACGACCTGGATTTAAAGATCTACAAGATTTCGGGGATCAAAACTCGGGAGGCATTTGCTGCCAAGTATGGCAAAGCCCTCTGGGAGAAGGATATTGAGCAATTTCATCGGTTGACGAAAATTGAACCACTCCAGCGTGGATTAAAAGAATTGGGCACAATCGCCTGGATTACTGGACGGCGGCGTGATCAGGCATCGACTCGGTCAGAGATGCCTATCTTTGAACTGGATAATCAAAAACGTCTGAAAGTGAATCCCCTGGCTAATTGGACTCGCAAAGAGACCTGGGCATATGTGTTTGAACATGATGTAATTTACAACCCGCTCCATGATCAGGGCTATCCCAGTATTGGTGATGAGCCTCTCACAACTCCTATTCGTGAAGGTGAAGAGGAACGTGCCGGACGCTGGCGAGACATGGATGGCAAGATGGAGTGCGGAATTCATAGTTAG
- a CDS encoding protein of unknown function DUF836 with glutaredoxin-like domain (IMG reference gene:2510095384~PFAM: Glutaredoxin-like domain (DUF836)), giving the protein MRLILYSKPGCHLCEGLQEKLEQITSLQFDLEVRDITTRDDWFQQYQYEIPVLFLDLDSPSSTPNSPCPVPLPRLSPRASVQQVEQMLQKYWHDPAQ; this is encoded by the coding sequence ATGCGTTTAATCCTCTATAGCAAACCGGGATGTCATCTGTGTGAGGGGTTACAGGAAAAACTGGAGCAGATCACTAGCTTGCAGTTTGACCTGGAAGTTCGGGATATCACCACGCGGGATGATTGGTTCCAGCAATATCAATATGAAATTCCAGTCTTATTTTTAGACCTCGACTCCCCATCTTCAACTCCCAATTCCCCATGCCCTGTTCCCCTGCCTCGCCTATCGCCCCGTGCATCCGTTCAACAGGTGGAGCAGATGTTACAGAAATATTGGCATGATCCCGCACAATAG
- a CDS encoding UDP-N-acetylmuramyl-tripeptide synthetase (IMG reference gene:2510095385~PFAM: Mur ligase family, glutamate ligase domain; Mur ligase family, catalytic domain; Mur ligase middle domain~TIGRFAM: UDP-N-acetylmuramyl-tripeptide synthetase), translating to MKLRELLASSPQVQLVSHPALDTDVKGLSTNSLACQPGDLFIGMPGTRVDGGEFWSGAIAAGAIAAVVSESAASKAQSTLQAMVEPPCIVVAKNMAIACAQLSTAFYGYPTEKLKLVGVTGTNGKTTTTHLIEFLLNHIQKRTALLGTLYTRWQGFQQTAVHTTPFAVELQKQLAEAVAAGCEYGVMEVSSHALAQERVAGCTFEVGVFTNLTQDHLDFHRDMDNYFAAKALLFTPDYLKGRAVINLDDPYGKQLAAQLPPEAVFWTYSTHDASADLWTGDLVYGSASVSGTLHTPKGDAPFVSPLVGQFNLANLLAAIGAVLHLGVELETIVAALPQFSGVPGRMEQVKLTPEQDISVIVDYAHTPDSLENLLKASRPFIPGRMICVFGCGGDRDRTKRPQMGRIAANLADVVYVTSDNPRTEDPQRILDDILEGIPNSVQPIVMSDRAAAIHAAIHAAQPGDGVLIAGKGHEDYQILGTEKIHFDDREQARVALASRR from the coding sequence ATGAAACTACGAGAGTTATTGGCTAGCAGTCCGCAAGTTCAATTAGTTAGTCACCCAGCGTTAGATACGGATGTGAAAGGGCTATCAACGAATTCTCTGGCTTGCCAACCGGGGGATTTGTTTATTGGAATGCCAGGAACCCGAGTGGATGGAGGAGAGTTTTGGTCGGGGGCGATCGCGGCTGGGGCGATCGCAGCAGTTGTTTCTGAATCAGCAGCCAGCAAGGCGCAAAGTACCTTGCAAGCAATGGTAGAGCCACCCTGTATTGTGGTGGCAAAGAATATGGCGATCGCCTGTGCTCAGTTGTCTACGGCATTTTATGGTTACCCAACTGAAAAATTAAAATTAGTTGGGGTAACAGGCACCAACGGCAAAACCACCACCACGCACCTGATCGAATTTCTGCTGAACCATATTCAAAAACGCACCGCTTTGTTGGGGACACTCTACACCCGCTGGCAGGGATTTCAGCAAACAGCCGTGCACACTACTCCGTTCGCTGTAGAGCTACAGAAACAGTTAGCGGAGGCTGTTGCCGCAGGTTGTGAATATGGCGTGATGGAGGTCAGTTCCCATGCACTGGCCCAGGAACGAGTGGCAGGTTGCACCTTTGAAGTGGGAGTATTTACCAACCTGACGCAAGATCATCTGGATTTCCACCGAGATATGGACAATTACTTTGCAGCTAAGGCGCTGCTATTCACACCCGATTATCTCAAAGGGCGTGCCGTGATTAACCTAGATGACCCCTACGGCAAGCAGTTAGCTGCCCAACTGCCTCCCGAAGCCGTCTTCTGGACATACAGCACCCACGATGCCAGCGCCGACTTATGGACAGGAGATTTAGTCTATGGGTCCGCTAGCGTCAGCGGTACGTTGCATACGCCCAAAGGCGATGCTCCTTTTGTTTCTCCCCTGGTTGGGCAATTTAATCTGGCTAATTTGCTGGCAGCCATCGGTGCGGTTTTACACTTGGGGGTAGAACTGGAGACGATTGTGGCGGCACTGCCCCAATTTAGTGGCGTTCCGGGACGCATGGAGCAGGTAAAACTAACGCCAGAGCAGGATATCAGCGTGATTGTGGATTATGCACATACGCCAGATAGCTTGGAGAACTTGTTGAAAGCATCTCGTCCTTTTATTCCTGGCAGGATGATCTGCGTATTTGGCTGTGGTGGCGATCGCGATCGCACCAAACGTCCCCAAATGGGTCGAATTGCCGCCAACTTAGCCGATGTGGTCTACGTTACATCTGACAATCCTCGGACTGAAGATCCTCAACGCATTTTGGACGATATTCTGGAAGGGATTCCAAACTCTGTACAGCCCATTGTAATGAGCGATCGGGCTGCAGCGATCCATGCGGCAATTCATGCGGCTCAACCAGGAGATGGAGTGCTAATTGCCGGAAAAGGGCATGAGGATTATCAGATTTTGGGCACTGAGAAAATTCATTTTGATGACCGAGAGCAGGCACGAGTTGCGCTAGCAAGCAGAAGATAG
- a CDS encoding signal transduction histidine kinase (IMG reference gene:2510095386~PFAM: Histidine kinase-, DNA gyrase B-, and HSP90-like ATPase; His Kinase A (phosphoacceptor) domain; Predicted domain in sensory proteins (DUF2308)), giving the protein MNPISSSDVSLYELVLRSEAPPSVLQISPATLKSICDSLVNLLIKESTPAIVWAKFPRGDVWRTELNQYASLEGIAQSVYLFVQQRDEAEEANTEEKAIVATAATAKAPILTIQLPPESSLRREYFLIIWSAPFKGGIFAHRPRSVQAFKPPEQTALSFDLLSSYGQTSQLLDSLPERKQLLLALCTFESVLIQQVLQGLEQAIAASALQVRSSSDSASPMHSALAVREVTQHWQNLIAACPATPTSSDFLGQLISSQIQHQEELWQRNSLYRKQAETADSLRLQNEELTNTLRLKDEFLNNVGQELRTPLTTIKTALSLLNSPNIKPPQRQRYMDLITKECDRQSSLITSLLDLAHIEQVAEQATLPPVRLVDVVPGVVSTYQPVAEEKGVRLSYTIPEDLPPVACMTNWLKQIVINLLHNGIKYTPDGGNVWVRAKQQGDYVQLEVRDTGIGIAPAEIPKIFDRFYRVRQSADDSSGAGLGLTIVQQLLLHCGGSISVKSKLAEGSTFNVLLPTYKGPGESAMQE; this is encoded by the coding sequence ATGAACCCTATTTCTAGCTCCGATGTTTCCTTGTACGAGTTAGTTCTCAGATCTGAAGCGCCCCCTTCTGTTTTGCAAATTAGTCCTGCGACGCTGAAGTCAATTTGCGACTCACTGGTGAATCTTTTGATTAAAGAATCTACTCCGGCAATTGTGTGGGCAAAGTTTCCACGGGGAGACGTGTGGCGAACGGAGCTAAATCAGTATGCCAGCTTAGAAGGAATCGCCCAATCGGTTTATCTCTTTGTGCAGCAGCGGGATGAAGCAGAGGAGGCAAATACCGAAGAGAAGGCGATCGTTGCTACCGCAGCTACTGCAAAAGCTCCCATTCTCACAATTCAGCTGCCACCTGAAAGCTCACTTCGACGCGAATACTTCTTAATTATCTGGTCGGCTCCGTTCAAGGGTGGAATTTTTGCCCATCGTCCTCGCTCTGTGCAAGCATTCAAACCTCCAGAGCAAACGGCTCTTTCTTTTGATTTGCTGTCTAGTTATGGGCAAACGTCTCAACTGTTGGACTCCCTCCCAGAACGTAAGCAACTGCTGCTAGCTCTCTGCACCTTTGAATCAGTCTTGATACAGCAGGTTTTGCAAGGATTAGAGCAGGCGATCGCCGCATCTGCACTCCAGGTTCGTTCTTCTTCAGACAGTGCATCCCCAATGCACTCAGCCCTTGCCGTCAGGGAAGTTACTCAGCATTGGCAAAACTTGATAGCGGCTTGCCCTGCAACTCCAACCAGTTCCGATTTTTTAGGGCAACTTATCAGTAGCCAGATCCAGCATCAAGAAGAACTCTGGCAGCGCAATTCGCTGTACCGCAAACAGGCTGAGACCGCGGATAGTCTACGTTTGCAGAATGAAGAGTTAACCAATACGCTGCGCTTAAAGGATGAGTTTTTGAATAATGTGGGGCAGGAATTACGCACTCCACTCACAACGATTAAAACGGCTCTATCGCTACTCAATTCACCTAATATCAAGCCTCCCCAGCGGCAACGCTACATGGATTTGATTACAAAAGAGTGCGATCGCCAGAGTTCTTTGATTACTAGCCTGCTCGATCTTGCCCATATTGAGCAGGTGGCTGAACAAGCGACCTTGCCTCCAGTACGGTTGGTGGATGTGGTTCCTGGCGTCGTTAGCACATATCAGCCTGTGGCAGAGGAAAAGGGGGTGCGGCTATCTTACACGATTCCAGAAGATCTGCCCCCCGTTGCCTGTATGACCAATTGGCTCAAACAGATTGTGATTAATTTGTTACATAACGGCATTAAGTACACGCCTGACGGCGGCAACGTTTGGGTACGAGCAAAACAGCAGGGAGATTATGTTCAATTGGAAGTGCGAGATACTGGGATTGGCATTGCTCCTGCTGAAATCCCTAAAATCTTTGATCGCTTTTATCGGGTTCGGCAGTCGGCAGATGACTCTAGTGGAGCAGGTTTAGGACTTACGATTGTGCAGCAACTCCTATTGCACTGTGGCGGTTCTATCTCGGTCAAGAGCAAACTTGCGGAAGGTTCCACCTTCAATGTATTATTGCCGACTTACAAAGGTCCTGGTGAGTCAGCGATGCAAGAATAA
- a CDS encoding hypothetical protein (IMG reference gene:2510095387~PFAM: Flavin containing amine oxidoreductase; Rieske [2Fe-2S] domain), translating into MKQLFDLSLQRQISRRTLLKLAGVSTFGGVIGYTRFAKPKPSVFQQDTLTLPYYVNRPQTVVVIGGGLAGLACAYELSQRGFQVTLLERSPQLGGKIASWDIQVNGEPLRMEHGFHGFFPQYYNLWSLVAELKIQQNFKSLNYYSVVYKGDRYKPEIFRPNHSAFPWNIVDLAISSTNRLQWGLNLTKYAHWQVFREITGFNPLSSYRRLDNISVADWVKQDFPRGLYDLYFLPFAKSSLNAPDVLSTGELMQFFHFYFFGNPEGLAFNGTRQDMGRSLVDPIADYVMQRGGKILTDVSVTNLNWQDGKIHSLTYQKGSIESTVPFWVNANPVLNETVQHETGKTNWQFYGGGDRVFAVNADQPEAVSLTCTHQGCTVHPNDKGEFHCPCHGAVYDQEGRVLRGPAKRDLPRFKVIGKQNQQVRLAATQPAIAQPGSTETLQADYYVIATDVLGVQHLFSTMTGNVNPQLQDQVAKLAIADPFAVCRFWFDRDFEWEQSWFTSLSGYKLTDSITLYHRIQDDYIAWAEKTGGSVVELHAYCYKEKEFPTQETLLTTFEQELYDIVPSLKNATLLHRELVNQKNFSGYPPGSYRDRPSTATGTNLIFAGDWVKMPFPCGLMERAVSSGLLASNAILEQEGLQRRTLLTVKPKGMLSILT; encoded by the coding sequence ATGAAGCAATTGTTCGATTTGTCCCTCCAACGCCAGATTTCTCGTCGAACCTTACTGAAGCTGGCTGGTGTGAGTACGTTTGGAGGGGTTATTGGGTACACACGCTTTGCCAAACCAAAACCGAGCGTTTTTCAACAAGATACTCTTACTCTCCCGTATTACGTTAATCGTCCGCAAACCGTTGTCGTGATTGGAGGCGGGCTTGCTGGGCTAGCCTGCGCCTATGAACTGAGTCAGCGGGGTTTTCAAGTAACTTTGCTGGAGCGATCGCCCCAACTTGGAGGCAAAATTGCCAGTTGGGATATTCAGGTGAACGGAGAACCATTGCGGATGGAGCATGGGTTTCATGGCTTCTTTCCGCAGTATTACAACCTCTGGAGCCTGGTGGCGGAACTCAAAATTCAGCAAAATTTCAAATCACTTAACTACTACTCGGTAGTTTACAAAGGCGATCGCTACAAGCCAGAAATCTTTCGTCCCAATCATTCCGCATTTCCGTGGAATATTGTGGATCTAGCAATCTCTTCGACTAACCGCCTGCAATGGGGGCTTAACCTCACCAAGTATGCCCACTGGCAAGTCTTTCGCGAAATCACTGGATTTAATCCCCTTAGTAGCTATCGACGGCTCGATAACATTTCTGTCGCAGATTGGGTCAAGCAAGATTTTCCTCGCGGACTCTATGACCTGTATTTCTTGCCGTTCGCCAAATCTAGCCTGAATGCACCCGATGTGCTCAGTACTGGCGAATTGATGCAGTTCTTCCACTTCTATTTTTTCGGTAACCCGGAAGGATTGGCATTTAATGGCACCCGGCAAGATATGGGCAGAAGTCTGGTAGACCCGATCGCTGATTATGTGATGCAACGCGGCGGCAAAATTCTAACCGATGTTTCTGTGACCAATCTGAACTGGCAGGATGGCAAAATCCACTCGCTAACATACCAGAAGGGCAGCATAGAAAGCACAGTTCCATTTTGGGTCAATGCTAATCCCGTCTTGAATGAAACGGTGCAACATGAAACTGGGAAAACCAACTGGCAATTTTACGGGGGCGGCGATCGCGTCTTTGCCGTGAATGCCGATCAACCCGAAGCCGTTTCACTAACCTGCACCCACCAGGGTTGCACCGTTCATCCCAATGATAAGGGCGAGTTTCATTGTCCCTGCCATGGTGCCGTATATGACCAGGAAGGACGAGTATTGCGGGGACCTGCCAAGCGAGACTTGCCCCGGTTCAAGGTCATCGGGAAACAGAACCAACAGGTACGTCTAGCTGCAACTCAGCCCGCGATCGCCCAACCAGGAAGCACCGAAACCCTCCAGGCAGACTACTACGTAATTGCGACAGATGTTTTAGGTGTACAGCATCTATTCTCCACCATGACAGGCAACGTCAACCCCCAGTTGCAAGACCAGGTGGCGAAGCTGGCGATCGCAGACCCCTTCGCCGTCTGCCGCTTCTGGTTTGATCGCGATTTTGAATGGGAGCAAAGCTGGTTCACCTCTCTCTCTGGCTACAAACTTACAGATAGCATCACCCTCTATCACCGCATCCAGGATGATTACATCGCCTGGGCGGAAAAAACCGGCGGCAGCGTGGTAGAGCTTCATGCTTACTGCTACAAAGAAAAGGAATTTCCCACCCAGGAAACACTACTCACTACCTTTGAACAAGAACTCTACGACATTGTGCCCAGCCTCAAAAACGCGACTCTATTACATCGGGAGTTAGTCAATCAGAAAAACTTCTCTGGTTATCCACCGGGCAGCTATCGCGATCGCCCCTCTACCGCAACAGGCACCAACCTCATCTTTGCGGGTGATTGGGTAAAAATGCCCTTCCCCTGCGGTTTGATGGAGCGCGCCGTGAGCAGTGGCTTACTCGCCAGCAACGCCATTCTGGAACAAGAAGGTTTGCAACGTCGCACCTTATTGACCGTCAAACCAAAAGGCATGTTATCGATTTTGACATAG
- a CDS encoding ring-hydroxylating dioxygenase, large terminal subunit (IMG reference gene:2510095389~PFAM: Rieske [2Fe-2S] domain) has product MNTPVAASRFDIRRAGINFNCWYVVARASEVTDKPLGVVLWHQDIVLYRDRQNQIHALEDRCPHRFVKLSRGAVVDGELECAYHGWRIGTEGQCTCVPYLAENQKLPSSKIRSYPVQELNGFIWLYPGDRTLLQAQNIQPMGLPEWDHLNYIGSISVIDAKAHFSYLIENLMDMYHGHLHQNLQAWASAELDAIEETDHRVDAHYTAQSYYRIDKIWSISQLFIPALRRLHPEPLDVSYIYPNWASRLGDDFKIFCLFCPVNETHTRAYLVHFTSLNAFHRLHKLPIAFRRFVKNRLFGAANKLLDGLVAQDIPMIEDEQRAYLENPDRRPHELNRALVSVQRLIRAQAEMGNGT; this is encoded by the coding sequence ATGAACACCCCTGTTGCGGCATCTCGGTTCGATATTCGGCGGGCTGGTATTAATTTTAATTGTTGGTACGTGGTGGCGCGTGCCAGCGAGGTGACTGATAAACCGTTGGGGGTGGTGTTGTGGCATCAAGACATTGTGTTATATCGCGACAGGCAAAACCAGATCCACGCATTAGAAGATCGGTGCCCCCATCGCTTTGTGAAACTAAGTCGAGGTGCGGTAGTAGACGGTGAGTTGGAATGTGCTTATCACGGCTGGCGAATTGGCACAGAAGGGCAATGTACCTGCGTGCCTTATTTGGCAGAAAACCAAAAGCTACCCTCTAGCAAAATTCGGTCCTACCCAGTGCAGGAACTCAATGGCTTTATCTGGCTGTACCCGGGCGATCGCACGCTTTTGCAAGCACAGAACATCCAGCCCATGGGCTTGCCAGAATGGGATCATCTCAACTATATCGGCTCCATCTCCGTAATTGATGCAAAAGCTCATTTCTCCTATCTGATTGAGAACTTGATGGATATGTACCACGGGCATCTGCATCAAAACTTGCAGGCGTGGGCTTCTGCGGAGTTAGACGCGATTGAAGAAACCGACCATCGCGTGGATGCGCACTACACCGCCCAAAGTTATTACCGCATTGATAAAATCTGGTCAATTTCGCAGCTTTTTATTCCAGCATTACGTCGTCTACATCCTGAACCACTGGACGTGAGCTATATCTACCCTAACTGGGCATCTCGCTTAGGCGACGACTTCAAAATCTTCTGCCTGTTTTGCCCTGTGAACGAAACCCATACCCGCGCCTACCTAGTGCATTTCACCTCACTCAACGCCTTTCATCGTTTGCACAAATTACCCATTGCTTTTCGTCGCTTTGTCAAGAATAGGCTGTTTGGAGCAGCAAACAAACTACTGGATGGGTTAGTCGCACAGGATATACCCATGATTGAAGATGAACAGCGTGCTTACCTGGAAAACCCCGATCGCCGTCCTCATGAACTTAACCGGGCATTAGTCAGTGTGCAACGACTAATTCGGGCGCAGGCAGAGATGGGGAATGGAACATAG